A DNA window from Onthophagus taurus isolate NC chromosome 1, IU_Otau_3.0, whole genome shotgun sequence contains the following coding sequences:
- the LOC111417190 gene encoding serine protease HTRA2, mitochondrial-like, whose amino-acid sequence MINPFRNGFKQISKRLQTYRCRLNPLQKLKPSLTESLKVAAYTSSAFLAGVIAKKILDDPDNFLAIKKVEALGNSSLRNQFNFIGHVVKKCAPGVVYIEIQDPKRIDPETNDSLIISNGSGFVIRSDGWILTNAHVVINKPKSLITVKMHNGSVFQATVEDADMNIDLALIKINSPEPLPTLQFAKPDDLTVGEWVVALGSPLSLSHSVTAGIISSVNRAASELGLRNHSMQYIQTDASITFGNSGGPLVNLDGDVIGINNLRITAGISFAIPIAYARKFLDNGKHPLSKNGGAKPIDLKKNLGMTTLPITASILDDVFEMQKFEGKKCEIQGVLIYKVVDNSLAYKSGLLAGDIITRVDGVTVQTAGDIYSKIDGNRKITLELLRNGQPIEVTMDIGCIKDLPIL is encoded by the exons ATGATAAATCCTTTTCGAAATGGTTTCAAACAAATTTCCAAACGTCTTCAAACGTACAGATGCAGATTAAATCCGCTGCAAAAATTGAAACCATCGCTTACGGAATCCCTAAAAGTTGCCGCTTATACATCAAGCGCATTTTTAGCTGGAGTTAtagctaaaaaaattttagacgATCCCGATAATTTCTTGGCTATTAAAAAAGTCGAAGCTTTGGGTAATAGTTCACTCAGAAATCAATTCAACTTTATag GTCATGTTGTTAAGAAATGCGCACCTGGAGTTGTTTACATCGAAATCCAAGATCCGAAACGGATTGATCCGGAAACGAAcgattctttaataatttcgaacGGTTCCGGATTTGTAATCAGATCGGACGGATGGATTTTGACCAACGCTCACGTAGTGATTAACAAACCAAAGTCGTTAATCACCGTGAAAATGCACAACGGATCAGTTTTTCAAGCGACTGTTGAAGATGCCGATATGAACATTGATTTGgctttaatcaaaattaatagtcCCGAACCTTTACCAACGTTACAATTTGCCAAACCCGACGATCTTACCGTTGGCGAATGGGTTGTCGCTTTAGGCAGTCCATTATCGTTAAGTCACAGTGTTACAGCAGGAAtt ATAAGTTCAGTAAACAGAGCGGCTAGTGAATTGGGATTAAGAAATCACTCGATGCAATACATACAAACAGATGCTTCGATTACTTTTGGAAATTCTGGTGGGCCCCTTGTGAATTTAGATGGGGACGTCATCggcattaataatttaaggaTAACAGCTGGGATTTCTTTCGCAATTCCAATTG CATATGCAAGGAAATTTTTGGATAACGGCAAACACCCATTAAGTAAAAATGGTGGAGCTAAACCGAtcgatttgaaaaaaaatcttgggATGACCACTTTACCCATAACGGCTTCAATTTTAGACGATGTCTttgaaatgcaaaaatttgaGGGTAAAAAATGTGAGATTCAAGGTGTTCTAATTTATAAAGTTGTCGATAATTCACTTGCCTACAA GAGTGGTTTATTAGCTGGAGACATTATAACTCGAGTTGATGGAGTTACAGTCCAAACAGCTGGTGATATTTATTCGAAAATAGATGGAAACCGAAAAATAACGTTGGAACTTCTCAGAAATGGACAACCTATCGAAGTTACTATGGATATTGGTTGCATTAAAGATTTACCTATATTATGA